The following proteins are encoded in a genomic region of Plasmodium coatneyi strain Hackeri chromosome 2, complete sequence:
- a CDS encoding NMD3-like protein, with translation MSNLKKEETCQNGEKEVTEQAVAFTNEETSSESTLKKKVTKKVSFLLDEDGANGKKEDVKMDGGSLEGHQNGDASHTGAEEGKHNNEQQRDDCKGNDFVNISFAKCSSVGERNGGEYWGKEEDTPNGSSCNGNEHKLFCSEDNQSRRFHTQFKFFETQQMQHKMFAPQENQHKLFATGSKQNEYKDREREPVYVKFDKRECAKNEQNSVFLKDQLKGGETDEVDSNKNNDEGGKKAEMQIKTEAQMEVKTERTDFEKSYNESLHNFRASSFVDILNSMQGGGKGGNGGSSGSITNGTTPNGNAPHEYFPPVSGKDYENVDSLENQQNDNMQLIACILCGDSIKANASKMCSNCILQNVESSSININKDTYLIYYCRECKRYLHNRWVYCELESKELLALCLKKVNKLKKLKILDAKFLYTEPHSKRIKIHLSVQEELINNFISEMELILHYVIKYTQCDDCKKTYTPYTYNTCVSVRQKVEHKKTLLFLESLLLKYNMNENIINIVSNPDGLDFHFLSRTDALKFCDFILSKTMSKCKNSKHLINHDANNNTYNYLYSFSIDICPICKYDLIFFPKDLSIKYGMKSSFYLCLHVSIFIILINPFCSSNSAHISQERYNKHPFLPLLSKADSKVFLILNVEYIDRDPYSKGDRKSGASTQNGKCVDTIGDDMLEDNASLKGTSNRSIRTKGKNVNLKRKTKNSVSSNIVEEFSSDDLFQVNEENGSLADTKSCKSSSRKVKLDKLVYAFIELYDESEGNTILTKTCNARHLKPGDYVNAYDLRKHTFDNDINLYLEKEDNYNIIIIDKVKPKERQKIENELEVQNNNIETMKNINEEDIFKSILMKNCAGMENITIL, from the coding sequence atgagcaatttaaaaaaggaagaaacctGTCAGAATGGCGAAAAGGAAGTAACTGAACAGGCGGTAGCCTTTACGAATGAAGAAACCTCCAGCGAATCGAcgctaaagaaaaaagtcaCAAAGAAAGTCAGTTTCCTCCTTGATGAGGATGGggcaaatgggaaaaaggaagacgtaAAAATGGATGGCGGTTCTTTGGAGGGGCACCAAAATGGGGATGCTTCCCACACGGGTGCAGAAGAGGGGAAACACAATAACGAGCAGCAACGTGACGACTGCAAGGGGAACGACTTTGTGAATATCAGTTTTGCCAAGTGCAGCAGCGTCGGTGAACGAAACGGTGGTGAATAttggggaaaggaagaagacacCCCTAATGGCAGTTCATGCAACGGAAACGAGCACAAGCTCTTCTGCAGCGAGGACAACCAGAGTAGGCGCTTCCACACGCAGTTCAAGTTTTTCGAAACGCAGCAGATGCAGCACAAGATGTTCGCCCCCCAGGAAAATCAACACAAGCTATTCGCCACTGGCAGCAAACAGAACGAATACAAAGACAGGGAGAGAGAGCCAGTGTATGTTAAATTCGACAAGCGTGAGTGTGCGAAGAATGAGCAGAACTCCGTCTTCTTGAAGGACCAACTGAAGGGGGGCGAAACTGACGAGGTGGATTCCAATAAAAATAACgatgaaggggggaaaaaagcggAAATGCAGATTAAAACGGAAGCCCAAATGGAGGTTAAAACGGAACGCACGGATTTTGAAAAGTCGTACAACGAGAGTTTACATAATTTCCGAGCGTCCTCCTTTGTGGACATTCTGAACTCCATGCAGGGGGgtggaaaagggggaaacggGGGAAGCAGCGGGTCGATAACAAATGGGACGACCCCAAATGGGAATGCTCCCCATGAGTACTTCCCCCCAGTTTCTGGGAAGGACTACGAAAACGTGGACTCCCTAGAAAACCAACAAAACGACAACATGCAGCTGATTGCGTGCATCCTCTGCGGAGACAGCATAAAGGCGAACGCGTCCAAAATGTGCAGCAACTGCATTTTGCAAAACGTGGAAAGTAGTAGCATTAATATAAACAAGGACACGTACCTTATATACTACTGCAGGGAGTGTAAGAGGTACCTGCACAACAGGTGGGTATATTGCGAATTGGAGAGCAAAGAATTACTAGCGCTatgcttaaaaaaagtgaataaatTGAAAAAGCTAAAAATATTGGACGCAAAATTCTTATATACAGAACCGCATagtaaaagaataaaaatccACCTTAGCGTGCAGGAAGAATTAATAAACAATTTCATCAGCGAGATGGAATTAATCCTACACTACGTAATAAAATACACCCAGTGTGATGACTGCAAGAAGACTTATACTCCCTACACATACAACACTTGCGTATCGGTTAGGCAAAAAgtggaacataaaaaaacacTCCTCTTTTTGGAAAGCCTActattaaaatataatatgaacgagaatattattaatatagtTTCCAACCCAGATGGTTTggactttcattttttgtcaCGAACAGATGCCCTCAAATTCTGCGACTTCATATTAAGCAAGACAATGTcaaagtgtaaaaattcAAAACATTTGATAAATCACGATGCGAATAATAACACGTATAATTATTTGTACTCATTTTCCATCGACATTTGTCCAATTTGTAAATATGacttgattttttttccgaaagATTTATCCATCAAGTATGGAATGAAGAGCTCCTTCTACCTCTGCCTCCACGTATCCATATTCATCATACTGATTaatcctttttgttcttctaaCTCTGCTCATATATCGCAAGAGAGGTACAATAAGCATCCGTTCTTGCCACTGCTCAGCAAGGCAGACTCCAAGGTCTTCCTCATACTCAACGTGGAGTACATCGACAGGGATCCGTATTCCAAGGGTGACAGGAAAAGTGGTGCCTCCACCCAAAATGGCAAATGTGTTGACACTATTGGGGACGATATGCTGGAGGATAATGCATCCCTGAAGGGAACGTCAAACCGGTCCATCCGAACCAAGGGTAAAAATGTTAACCTGaagaggaaaacgaaaaattcGGTCAGCTCAAACATTGTAGAAGAATTCTCCTCCGATGACCTCTTCCAAGTGAACGAAGAGAATGGCTCACTTGCCGACACGAAGAGTTGCAAATCCTCCTCCAGAAAAGTAAAGCTAGACAAACTCGTCTACGCATTCATCGAGTTGTACGACGAATCAGAGGGAAACACAATACTCACCAAAACGTGTAACGCTAGGCATTTAAAACCAGGAGATTACGTAAACGCTTATGACCTAAGAAAACACACCTTCGACAATGACATAAACTTATACTTGGAAAAAGAGGACAACTACAACATAATCATTATTGATAAGGTGAAGCCAaaggaaaggcaaaaaatagaaaacgAATTAGAGGtccaaaataataatatagagACCATGAAGAATATTAATGAGGAGGATATTTTTAAGTCCATCCTTATGAAGAACTGTGCCGGTATGGAGAATATTACCATCCTTTGA
- a CDS encoding Dynein light chain, whose product MEEPKCNILYEHMNEEKKIKLINVAKEVYHNINNNKINSWRCATIALRDRIKEIFEYNEKGWHIIIGYKFGFFCTHEVYNALHFKLDHVEFLIFKHG is encoded by the coding sequence ATGGAGGAACCCAAATGTAACATTCTGTATGAACATATgaacgaggaaaaaaaaataaagctaATAAATGTGGCAAAGGAAGTGTACCACAAcataaataacaataaaataaattcctGGAGATGCGCAACGATAGCTTTGCGAgacagaataaaagaaattttcgAATATAATGAAAAGGGGTGGCATATTATTATAGGATATAAGTTTGGCTTCTTCTGTACACACGAAGTGTACAATGCGTTACATTTTAAGTTAGATCACGTGGAGTTTCTCATTTTCAAGCACGGCTAA
- a CDS encoding Antioxidant protein produces the protein MKGIIVFLYLILAHLCFGFKKFTPNQAMHVVSRRGSPSRRSSQMLHESKSIDLANDLKENDVIPNVKVMIDVKNMNGTDQPGEENDFKAIDTHELFKNKKILLISLPGAFTPTCTSKMIPQYEAEYDFFIKENKFDDIYCITNNDIFVLKSWFKDMNIKKVKYVSDGNSSFTESMNMLVDKSNFFMGMRPWRFVAIVENNILIKMFQEKDKQHNIQTDPYEVSSAAAVKEFLRQNQL, from the exons ATGAAAGGAATTATCGTTTTCCTTTACCTCATTCTGGCACACCTCTGTTTTGGCTTTAAGAAATTCACGCCCAATCAGGCTATGCATGTTGTGTCCAGAAGGGGGAGCCCAAGTAGGAGGTCTTCGCAAATGTTGCATGAGTCTAAGAGCATAGATCTGGCCAATGATCTCAAGGAAAATGACGTGATTCCGAACGTCAAAGTTATG aTCGATGTGAAAAACATGAATGGCACGGACCAGCCGGGGGAGGAAAACGACTTCAAAGCCATTGACACACACGAGCTGtttaagaacaaaaaaatattactgATAAGCCTGCCAGGAGCTTTCACCCCCACATGCACGTCCAAAATGATACCGCAGTATGAAGCCGAATATGACTTCTTCATtaaggaaaacaaatttgaCGACATTTACTGCATCACCAACAATGacatttttgtgttaaaAAGTTGGTTTAAGGatatgaatataaaaaaggtgaagtATGTTAGTGATGGAAATAGCTCCTTTACCGAGAGTATGAATATGCTTGTGGATAAGTCCAACTTTTTTATGGGCATGAGACCTTGGAGATTTGTTGCTATAGTGGAAAATAACATcctaataaaaatgttccaGGAAAAAGATAAGCAGCATAATATACAGACGGACCCGTATGAAGTTTCGTCCGCTGCGGCGGTTAAGGAGTTCCTTCGACAGAATCAGCTCTGA
- a CDS encoding Signal recognition particle — protein sequence MQASRDIISKSPDKTRYVIKLHRPSEGIILKVTDNKHSIMYRLSKNDNLKKIEALNSLFLTWGSSENADEAFPLKLSRSADKTTNELKAKKST from the exons ATGCAGGCGTCAAGGGACATCATTTCGAAATCGCCAGATAAG aCAAGATATGTGATAAAGTTGCATAGGCCCAGTGAGGGAATTATTCTGAAAGTCACGGATAATAAACAC AGCATAATGTACCGGTtaagcaaaaatgacaacTTAAAAAAGATTGAAGCATTAAATTCACTATTTCTAACGTGGGGTTCCAGCGAAAACGCGGATGAGGCCTTCCCGCTCAAGCTTAGCA GAAGTGCGGATAAAACGACCAACGAACTGAAGGCGAAAAAGTCCActtag
- a CDS encoding Brix domain, protein MSEQGEEESIEVVQDVEEEDENDEIDAEYDEEDEMKARKKQKVSHGEMEGEEEEGEDDEKDDEADEEVDEEEEGEKDGEEVDEEEEEGQEEDDDMEEDDLDDDEIDEEEEQDDDDDENDDENDDENEDDDDDDEEDDLEDEEDDEDDEEEEDEEDGDDQVEEDDEGDAVDDGADEDPYMLKDATYIQKNELWRNRQRVLIVRSPLKKKNCKSFVENLKLLLPHHKTESKWNKKAKKSDLCDISYSRNCNNIIFFDIKKKRYCLWICKNRTGPSLYFEILDYIPLHSLLFSGNCLLYSRPLLIFSKPFDELEHLKLIKEVFIQVFGTPNYHPLSKPFYDHCYSFVHVNNLIYFRHYQIMPITLADSNNVNKQKLVEIGPKFTLHIIRIFEECFKGRVLYENVKYKNYVSPQQMRMKKNAHKKMQNLKKKKKILKRMKFIRTPIKRDIDY, encoded by the coding sequence ATGAGTGAACAGGGAGAAGAGGAAAGTATAGAAGTAGTCCAGGATGTtgaagaggaggacgaaAATGACGAAATTGATGCCGAGTACGACGAAGAGGACGAAATGAAggcgagaaaaaaacaaaaagtcaGCCACGGGGAAATGGAGggtgaggaggaagaaggggaagacgaTGAGAAGGATGATGAAGCAGACGAGGAAGtagatgaagaggaggagggcGAAAAGGATGGTGAAGAAGTtgacgaagaagaggaagaagggcaggaggaagacgacGACATGGAGGAGGATGACCTGGATGACGATGAAattgatgaggaagaagaacaagacGATGACGACGATGAAAATGACGATGAAAATGACgatgaaaatgaagatgatgatgatgatgacgaagAGGACGACCTcgaggatgaagaagatgacgaagatgatgaggaggaggaagatgaagaagatggAGATGACCAGGTGGAGGAGGATGACGAAGGAGACGCGGTCGACGACGGCGCGGATGAAGACCCCTACATGTTGAAAGACGCAACGTACATCCAAAAGAACGAGCTATGGAGAAACCGACAGAGAGTGCTGATCGTGAGGTCGCcgctgaagaaaaaaaactgcaaatCGTTCGTCGAAAATTTAAAGCTATTGTTGCCGCATCATAAGACGGAAAGCAAGTGGAACAAAAAGGCCAAAAAAAGTGACCTATGTGACATAAGCTACAGCAGAAACTGCAATAACATAATCTTTTtcgatataaaaaaaaaaagatattgTTTGTGGatatgtaaaaatagaaCGGGACCTTCCCTATATTTTGAGATCTTGGATTATATCCCCCTGCACAGTTTACTCTTTTCTGGAAACTGCCTACTCTATTCAAGGCCGCTTCTAATTTTTAGTAAGCCATTTGACGAATTGGAGCACCTAAAGTTAATAAAGGAGGTTTTCATTCAAGTGTTTGGGACACCCAACTACCATCCGCTAAGCAAACCCTTCTACGATCACTGCTACTCTTTTGTGCATGTGAATAATCTTATATACTTTAGACATTACCAAATAATGCCCATCACATTGGCAGATTCTAACAATGTGAATAAACAGAAGTTGGTGGAAATTGGGCCCAAGTTTACCCTACATATTATACGCATCTTTGAGGAGTGTTTCAAAGGGAGGGTTCTGTACGAAAATGTCAAGTACAAGAATTATGTTTCCCCGCAGCAGATGCGCATGAAAAAGAATGCCCATAAGAAAATGCAgaatttaaagaagaaaaagaagattctTAAAAGGATGAAGTTTATCCGGACGCCGATTAAGAGGGACATAGACTATTAG